The sequence GATTCCTTGCTGCTGAATCcccttttctaatattttatccTTCTCCTCGCAGCTCAAACTCTTCAAGTAAAGAATAGTAGCCCCGCaggctctctttttttccttgttataTTTGATATGTAGCAGCCTTTATTCTTCTCTTCTCTGTGatttatttacctttaaaaaactcttgacatgaaaaaaaatatttttatctagttACTCTATATATCGTGGTTTCTGTTTCTGGATTTGATGATCTGAAACTGATATGTATACATGAGAAACATTAGTATTTCTGactttttataaatcttaatctCGATTAACTTCAGCTTTCGATCAATTCTGCTAAGTTAGAATATATACGTGCTGGAGAAGATCAAGTATTTGGTAGTTTAAATtcagtaataaaagaagaaacttGCAGGGAGATCAAGAGAGAAGAATCGAAGAAGAGATCAGATTAAAGCTGGCAAATAATAGCAAGTGGTGGGAGACAGTAGATGTGGCAAGTAGAACCATGGCTGGTTTTGAAGGTAATAATTCTCGATACGTTCATGGTCAAAATCACAACAACCTTCTCGGTCCTGAACTTCATCTGATTCAAAGACCTTCATCCATTCCTTCCTCTGATTCTCGAGACAACAACAATACCCCATCACCACCAGATCATGCCAACCCAACTGCTCATCACCATCCTGATAGTAGTGCTACCACTAGCTCTGGCGGCGGCACCAATCCGAATCGCCGTCCTAGAGGTCGTCCTGCTGGTTCCAAGAACAAACCGAAGCCACCCATTATTGTAACCCGGGACAGCCCTAATGCCCTCCGATCCCATGTGATTGAGATCTCTAATGGTGCTGATATAGTGGAAAGCGTGTCCACTTATGCGAggaaaagaggaagaggagTTTGTGTTCTTAGTGGAAGTGGGACAGTTGCTAATGTTACTCTAAGGCAACCAGCTTCTCCTGCAGGAAGCGTGCTTACTTTGCACGGAAGGTTTGAGATCCTTTCGCTATCTGGAACGGTGCTTCCGCCACCTGCGCCACCTGGGGCGGGAGGGCTGTCCATATTTTTGTCCGGTGGACAAGGACAAGTTGTTGGAGGGAATGTTGTGGGGCCTTTGATGGCTGCAGGTCCAGTGGTTTTGATGGCTGCATCTTTTGCTAATGCAGTTTTTGAGCGTTTGCCTTTGGATGATCAGGAGGAAGCTGGGACGGTGCAGGTTCAGCCCACAGCTTCTCAGTCTTCGGGCGTGACTGGAAGTGGTGGACAGATGGGTGATGGCGGAGGAGGCAGCGGTACTGGAGGAGCTGGTAGTGGTTTTTTTAACATGGGGGAGCTCATCACGGAAATTATCCTTTTTCAGGTGATTTGTTTGGACCATGGGGTGGAAGTGCTGCCAGGCCTCCGTTTTAATTAGGGCACCAATGTTTTTTTCCAACGAGTGACGAGTTAGAGACATTGTTCTATCAGATTTTGGGCGAGACACTTTCTGATCAGCTTTTAATAATTGATGATGGAGAATTAATGATCGATCATGAgggggtatatatatatatatataacaattaagcTGCTAGctagcatatatattttgtattaataTATGAACATGGTTGTGTTGTGGTGATAAAAAAGATCGAGATTGGTCTTATCTAATTTCTTCATTGACAAGTCCATAaagatagaagaagaagaagaagaagaagatgtatATTCATGGAGGCTGCCTGGTACTAATAATTACTTCGGAACCCAGATAGGAGCTAGAGCTATGGATTTACAGATTTGTCGAGGTCAGTAAGTTCAACTTCATATGTATAAACCATTTTGGGTTTCTTCCgtgtcttctctttttctttgtatcaATAATTTGTAGCTATATTTGGAAGTTCTAATatagtatatattttgatgCCCATCTCTAGCTAGCTAGGGTTTAATGTATACATAATTTTATGtctcattataattttttaaaattcttttttatcaatacATGTCTCCATTTCCCGTGCAAGAAATATTATTAATCatgatatgtttttgttttgatatctgAATAGAAAAATGTGCTGCTTCAGTTTATATATGAACTATCTGTTCTTCATATCGAAAATAAGTACACTCGTGGTGGTTTTCTTGATACAATATATAGTGTAATTATGAGTTTGGTCAATGTAATAAAGCAAGAACATGTTGgagaattgaaaatatatagagatataaaatagataatttcagagtaaatttttatttttttaagacagGAGCTACAAGGAAACatgttttgtttatcttttatatatatatatatatatatcgctGTCTCTGtctctatatatttatttcgaAACAATAAACAAATGTCAACTTAATAATACCATTCATTTGACCTAGTAATTCTTAATTAGAGTATGTGCCTTGTCTTTAGCATTACATCCTTTGTTTGTAGGCAAGGGCACCCTACGATATAGATCCCCCCTGAGCAGCTCAATCCCAAAGCACTACGTGCTGCAGCCGGTATACACATGTATTGTTTGTGATCTTGCATGTGGCCATGTCTTCTTCCTTTATTTCATTTCTGCTTTACCCAACTGAGCAAAAGCTCAGCGAAGAACCTTAAAAGCCTGTTGCTCTATTTAcagtaaaaaagagagaggaaaaaccTAGTTTGATGCCCTAAGGTGTCTCGCTCTCTCCCCCTTCTTTTTTCACTCTCTTTTCTCTCCATCTCCTGCATGCCCAATTCACACCTCTTTCTTTGACCAAGCGTTACAGCAGTAGCTAGAGAGTTCTCTTGTCAGTTACAATGTCTGAAACCAACAAGACTACTGTTACGGTCGTAAAACAAGCCTGTCTACCCCCAAACTTCAGTTTTCTGAGCCATGGAACTCAAGCCTCTAGTTGTCAAGTGCCAACATTAACAtacatgaaaagaagaaaaactcacATCCCAACGAGAGAagtgcaataataataataaaaacatgttggCACTATGTGTATACATAGGATGCTTTTTAGAAAAACTTAATTGTATCCATCTTAGTTtaatataatgtaattaatCTAGTAGTACCGAACCCATCCAGCTAGATTAATAGCTTAATTATAGAAACAATCATGTAGGAATCATAATTAAAATCCCCAACTCCCAAtgccttccttccttccttccttttctAGCCCTTCATTTACCATTAATATCACTACTACCAATCTTCACCGGCAAAAGAAATCTCCCACTCATATATATCCCATATGTGCacaaatttcttgttttttttttttttttttgatttatgtggGTGTTCaggtcagcttgcgcgcaccacaactaatctcacggctcactgaacatcctgtaaacctagtgagcatgtaaggcgcCGCGGGGTGACAGATGTATACGCTGAGgcttgaacccaggatgcagaggcaaGGAAACCCTTGCCACCGCTGGGTTACAAGCCTCGGTGTacaaatttcttgtttttggtttgCCTATAATTGGTTTTAACATTCTGGTCCTGCACACTggcattgttgttttttttttgggtaatcaTCGATAGATAGATAGTTTTAATGATATTGACTAAACAACTGATAGTAAAAGAGAAGAGTACAACATTAATATTAGTTATACttgctacattttttttttttttttgtatattgaacacacaaaaatacattgaaattgaaggaaaaaagcTTACGGACCAAGAATATTGTACATTCAAAGCTGGCTAGTGATGAAATCTTGATTTAAGCTTGAATGCCTTGATCAGCACACGGTCGCGTCACATTCTTCCaatttttcaagtcaattatatatttgataaattgtcGTGGAATTATGGAGGTCTAGCAATATTGCTCAATTGTCATAAACTTCATGAATAAGTGATTTCATTGCATGTGTAAGCATCAATCAATCGATAAAGCTGCTTAGGGTTTTTGAAATAAGAGATAGGCGTTGCCTTTGGCATGTGTATATATAAATGCCAACtctttaagaatatattaatcATAGAGTGTGTTTTTCATCCAGCCATGCGTCCTAATGCAACAGCCGAGAcactttctttcattctttgttGATAAGAGCGCCTAATTAAACACCATGAATGATCTTAACTTAAGTGTTAActaaatagaagaagaagagattatAAGCAAAGAATTAACTTCTTGCTGCTGAATGAAACCGAGCAGTACATATGGCATCATGTTTGATTCTCACGATGTGATTAATGGAAGCACAGTGGGTTCATGTTAGTTACAGAATAGTACTGACACGGCACTATTCAGCTTCTTCCTCCCTTTGATACGCACACACATCCAATTGATCTTGCATGATCTAGCTAGATCTGTATGTTCACCTTATGCATGGTTTCAACATATGTTTCACCCGATATCTTAGAATCACGAATCTTATGAGTATATGAATTCTATATATCCCTGAAAAATACAGCGAGGAGGCAGGTGAATTAAtgaccccccccccctcctccTGTTGCTAGCTAGGGATCGATGCACAAAAATGTGTCCATATTCTACAGCACAACTCCGACATTATTAATGTTAATGCAAACCGCAATGTAATGCAGTGAGAAGAACTGAAGATTCGGCCTATTCAGGGCATGCTTTCTCGCACATTAATATTGTTTACTATAGCATGCATGAAAGCAGCTAGCAGGTCTTACCGTTTGTTTGCCTACCTTTTCCCCGTATCCTCGTAGAGCCATCCATTCAAGCGATAGTAGTAGGCGACGGAGTGTACGGTGGAAAAATTGAAGGCAAAAACGAATGCATGATTGCAGAGAGAGATCCGTTCATAATTTCTGCCGGAGCAGTATTAAGATCGATAAAGCCGGTGTTCATTTATATACATACTTAGTGTAGAGATCGGCAAAATTCCACAGAATCTCGGCCAATTAATGTACTTGTTACCATCTACAGATGTTACGATAGGGGCTCATATAGAGAAACTAACTCCGGATTATGCATGGTTTTCCCATCGGAGCTAAAGAGCAAATTAGCCTTAATTAGAACATGCCCAGTAATCCAACCACATGATAAGTGACACTGGCATAGCAGCTAAGGATGTAAAGGCTCATTAAGCTCAAAGAGGGCAAGGTTCATAACAATGATTCCTTCCATACTTGTGTCAGCTTTCAATTCTGTGGTGAAGCCTACCATTAATGAGAAACGCTTCGGAATAACATTGAAGCTACAAGATTCGGATGGCAGAATTAATTTGAGgcgcaaaggtcaacattgtgCAAATTATAACGAAGAGGATCAGCTGGGCTGTGGCTGTAACTATATATCCTAACCGTGGCTGCCTGTAGTGTGGTTGaggaaaaaatatttggttagaAAAGTTATTGAAACAGAGACAgtaaataatatagaaaataaagaacaagaaCGGCttgaatgcaaaaaaaataaaaataaaatcaaaatagagcCTTTTCAGCCTCCAAGCTATTAAATATGAGATCCACACGAATTCCacacttaattgttttttttttgggttaaaatccgacaattaattattatcaaaaggGTCGTACTTTCTACTTTCCGTATAAAGAAGCCAGCCCCAGTAATTCGTACACGGGTCCAGCCAAAATCCGCAAGATGGCTTCCCTCGTGAACCTCGAGAAACTATTCTGCACATGTGATAAACATGCATCTACAAAGATGGGTGCTTAGGACTCTAATTCAACAAGGTGGGAGGAACAAAAACAATCTCAGCTATTCCCTTTCGAGCCTCTGTCTCTCCCAAAACTTGGCATTTCTACCTAGAAAAATTAGTGGATCCAACTCACACGAGGAGGGAGTCAGGCTGATCTGTTCTCAAATGGAGCACGAACATGGAGTTGTCCATGCAAGCTAACAACAGCAGATGTCTGAAGTGGATCAATTCTCGAAGGTAAGCTCACCacctgaccaaaaaagacaattCAAACGTTTTTCACGTACatacaagttaaatatattaaagCAATGGACCATCACCACATTAACATCCTGCCAATAAGACCAAACCAATACCACAAACAATGAATTCACCCTCTAAAGAGTTAGTTCACAAGATGAATAATCCACCTGCCTGGCACGGGCAGCGATTAACATGTTCCATGACGTAGTTATAAATAAATGATTCCCGTGCTCTCACTAATGACAGTCTTCCCTTGGGCATGAAAGCCATGGTGAATCTATATTGGAGTAGGAGTACCATTTGCTCTCCAGTCATGGATTATAAAGCAGAAACACCTCTTTTTAAAAAGTTACTATTCTGTTAGAGATCAAAACAATACCTTCTTAAACGGTGTTATACCCCAAGGATTGTCTAGCTGCTCTGGTTGACCTGTTATAACCAGACGCCCTACAGGATCTGATTGTACTCGGACCTGATCCACCAAAAAATAGCGATTTCATGTATCTTCTAGGGAGAGTGGTATAACCAAGAATTGATTATGTTACGAAGGAACATTTTAAGTTCTGGAAATGATAGAGCACGCATCCATGGCATAGTGCATTCTATCAATAATTTCCGTCTAAAAGAAATCATAGAGTTAAGAATACGAGCAGGAAAGACAAACACATGAGAGGGGAGCAAATGAGATACCACGAGAAGGTGCTTACCTCTTCACGCAGAAGTCCGGGGACTAAAGCATATATCTCATAGCAATCTTTCTGTGCATAGGTGCAGTATGTTAGTCACTAAACCCAGCAGTGAGAACTTGACAACTAAGGCTCAGGATAACAgaaattttgagaaaagaaaacagcagATGTTTACACTTTCCCACACATTGATCTTCACCCAGTCAGCAGGGGGGCCAATATCAATGATTTCAGTATCCACtctaagatgataaaaaaaacaattagccttgcttcataaaaaagaaaacaccttATGGCATGTGTGCAGTTAGGCATAAAAGGGGCCCCATTTGGACTCTGATGTACAAATTCTatggaggatttttttttttctagttgtaGCTTGAAGCCAAGAAACTAAGAGGATAGCGCAAAATATGCCATGCTTCATTTGTTGAAAGAATAAGATCTACACTTGCTATTATGCTGAACGATGACTTCATGAGAAACAGTTAGATCAACTAATTACTATTTAATTACTAGTATGAAAACAGTTGCAAGCAAAACTGAGAACAATAAATTGAGAGGAAATAAAGAGCAATCTTTACTCCTTATCTGTTTCAGCATTCACAGGCCTCTCATCTGTCTTCTGTTTGTGAAAACCTGACTCAACAAAccagatcaaaattaaaatgtataCACCTGCCAATTGGAAAGATCTTCATTCTAGAGATTGTACCGAAACTTTTGAGAGGCTTTTCACGTCTTGAAAAATTCAAGCTCTTGACCTGTCCaagagaaatgaaaagcatCATTTCCCTGCACTGTTCTACAGAAATATATGTGAGATATAGGTATGTCTTGTGTCACAACAAACCTTAACAATTGGCTCACTAACCTCACCATGTCCAAGATGATGCTGAGCATGCCAACCCTCCATAGCACGAGCAGCAGCATCCCTTCTTGCCCTGCCTGATCCAGTTACTAGGCACCCACTTGTCTGGTAGAAAGAGAAAAgtgcataaaaatacaaattacaaaagcaGGGATAAAAAGGAACGAGAACCAGGAACTGAATTTAACAGTTCTACTAATTTGTTACAAACAACTTCAGATCACGCTATTATCAGCATACAGACTCCAATGAAAACATTGTATCCCACGAGCagaagaaaatacaaaatttatagTTGCGCTAGCCTTGGGCCTGTAGTTTTCCACTCAACTTGGTTTCCTCATAGTTGTCGTATAGACGGTTTATGAGAACAACTAAGTTAAATCTGGTATGGTTTATCAGCAATTTGTATGACTGACAAGCACTAACAATGATAGCTAACCACTTCACAGATGCATCCATATATAGATGCAAGCAGATTTCACATTCAGAAATATGCCAGGATTTATCATCCCCATTTTCATCCAGTGGAACAGACTATCATCTTTTGTGCCAGCTATGCAATGTAGATCAATTACATTATGTACATGTATGCAACCAAAAGGATGGGACTGCGTAAACTTTAATAGAGGACTATTTGATACTAAGCCAGCCAAGAGTTTAACCACTCAAGTTTAAGTTCAGTTCAATAATGCAAACCAACAAGCACAAGCCGAGCTTTTATTCACTTGCACTGATTGGTTCTGCTGAGGCTCTAATAATTCTCTCTTTTCTGAGCGGGTAAAGGATTTTGGAAATACTACAGACAAACAAAAACAGGCAAGAACAGCACTTTACCTCCTTTTCGACACTGGTAGCCTGATGCAGGGGTGGACTGGGAAGTTGGAGCTCACCAATTTCCCTCTTATTCTTTTCATATTCCAGAAGTGCCTGTGGTAAATGAAGGATCAGGGATAGAAGTCACAAGAAAGTCACAGAGAGCAATAACCCATTAGTCCACGACctagtttttaaatcatttgaatCTTTATGGCATTCAAATGCCATACAAGGACAGCTAAACTCACTTCAAATCCAACAAAGATAAGCCTGGACACTTGTCAACACTGACAAATTGTATGATCTGAGTCTATTCTAATGCTTCTATCATTAGATTCCCTGGCCAACACTTCCCgtgttaaaacaaaacaaaacaaattcttaATTTAGGATTTTATCTAACATATTAAGTTCCAACACTGATTACTGAGTACCAAATGAATCTACATATAGAGCATTTTCACCACAGAAAAAAGCATTACCTTCTCATAGAAAATGCGGAATGTCCAAGAAACCGTTGTGCAAGTCCTGTGAGAGACAGAGAAAAGTTGGatgaattaaatgataaatattttccATATTTTAATAATCCACATGAATTATTGCTGCCATTCACAGCCCACATCCAAGATGTGAAGAGCAGAAAATAGTTATAGTAAAGTGTCAACTGTCTGCAGCCTAAAAAgcaaataatgaaaagaaatgtaACTGAAAATGCTTAAAAATCCCATGCCAAATCCATGCAAATTCtacaaataacttaaaaatatgtatttggcTTAATAATCCTTATGTTAAATCCATGCAAATTCTACAAGATAGCTTAAAAGAATTATCCATCCTTACTTGGGAGGGTGGAAAGACTCTCCCACTTGCCGCCACAACTTGTTTGCAGTAACCTACAGATATGAGATCAAAAGCAGCTGTCATAAGTTAATA is a genomic window of Populus alba chromosome 5, ASM523922v2, whole genome shotgun sequence containing:
- the LOC118061879 gene encoding LOW QUALITY PROTEIN: AT-hook motif nuclear-localized protein 25 (The sequence of the model RefSeq protein was modified relative to this genomic sequence to represent the inferred CDS: deleted 2 bases in 1 codon), coding for MAGFEGNNSRYVHGQNHNNLLGPELHLIQRPSSIPSSDSRDNNNTPSPPDHANPTAHHHPDSSATTSSGGGTNPNRRPRGRPAGSKNKPKPPIIVTRDSPNALRSHVIEISNGADIVESVSTYARKRGRGVCVLSGSGTVANVTLRQPASPAGSVLTLHGRFEILSLSGTVLPPPAPPGAGGLSIFLSGGQGQVVGGNVVGPLMAAGPVVLMAASFANAVFERLPLDDQEEAGTVQVQPTASQSSGVTGSGGQMGDGGGGSGTGGAGSGFFNMGAHHGNYPFSGDLFGPWGGSAARPPF
- the LOC118061878 gene encoding AT-rich interactive domain-containing protein 6 isoform X2, with the translated sequence MEDSEIVAVQDLPGDSDANKPSDATVKEQEETADVSEDQEPNENRQASVADDDNTVSLATDVPMTDTPALPDDGKTATDENINRRVVEEKTDGDDGSSVQNQPQTATPSTQRRCSSSRTKLDGAAKSKNVWTDIKMGETDVAGTLEEQAAFMKDLEIFYKQNVMDFKPPKFYGEPLNCLKLWRSVIKLGGYEVVTANKLWRQVGESFHPPKTCTTVSWTFRIFYEKALLEYEKNKREIGELQLPSPPLHQATSVEKETSGCLVTGSGRARRDAAARAMEGWHAQHHLGHGEVKSLNFSRREKPLKSFGFHKQKTDERPVNAETDKEVDTEIIDIGPPADWVKINVWESKDCYEIYALVPGLLREEVRVQSDPVGRLVITGQPEQLDNPWGITPFKKVVSLPSRIDPLQTSAVVSLHGQLHVRAPFENRSA
- the LOC118061878 gene encoding AT-rich interactive domain-containing protein 6 isoform X1; the encoded protein is MEDSEIVAVQDLPGDSDANKPSDATVKEQEETADVSEDQEPNENRQASVADDDNTVSLATDVPMTDTPALPDDGKTATDENINRRVVEEKTDGDDGSSVQNQPQTATPSTQRRCSSSRTKLDGAAKSKNVWTDIKMGETDVAGTLEEQAAFMKDLEIFYKQNVMDFKPPKFYGEPLNCLKLWRSVIKLGGYEVVTANKLWRQVGESFHPPKTCTTVSWTFRIFYEKALLEYEKNKREIGELQLPSPPLHQATSVEKETSGCLVTGSGRARRDAAARAMEGWHAQHHLGHGEVSEPIVKVKSLNFSRREKPLKSFGFHKQKTDERPVNAETDKEVDTEIIDIGPPADWVKINVWESKDCYEIYALVPGLLREEVRVQSDPVGRLVITGQPEQLDNPWGITPFKKVVSLPSRIDPLQTSAVVSLHGQLHVRAPFENRSA